Below is a genomic region from Eupeodes corollae chromosome 1, idEupCoro1.1, whole genome shotgun sequence.
tacttttaaaatctaatatgaAGCTAACCCCACatctcgaaaaaaaactgattgcATCAAAAAGTATGATTAACGCGTCATGGAAAGATGTTATGGGCAGCAAAGATGTACCAACCTCAGCCAAGTACAAGGTATTTTATGCTGTAATGTGTTCCGTTATGTGCTACGGATGTCAAACATGGGGATATCAGTCACacgaagaagtagaaaaacttCAACGTTACTTTCTCAAACAGCTTTTCTTCTTACCATCCAATATTCCAAACTATGTTCTTACACTTGAAACCGGCCTTCCTGCTCTTTTTATTCATACTCTAAAACTCCACTTTGACTACATCTTGAAAGTACTGGCATATACACCAAATAGAATTCAATTGTCAATAGCAAAGTACATCATCGATAACAAAGTGGAGTGGATAGGAGAATGGAGAGAATAGGCAACGAAGTGTGGAATTGAGCTAAATTTCCAATATACTAACATAATCTTGCTAAAAGAACAACTCTACGGGTTATTACAGGCTGTCGACATCTATCTACCAGCGttatgaaaatttacaaaaaatgtcatcttCAATCAACAGAGTCATTTACCCCGATTTAaatcataatatttaaaataattattttagtgaTGAATACAGTACAAGGGAAATTTCTTTAATCTGTAAAGCAAGAAGTGAGCAACTTAATTTAAACGGCTCACCCTATAAGAGTTTACCCACTACACATTGCACCCtttgtaatttgaattcaaaagaggatacttttcattttttatcaatttgccCAGTCTATAAAGAACTTCGAGTCCTCTACTTCGGGAAACCAACTCTAACTATGGAGCAAACGTTAACAATTTTAAACggtgaaaaatggaaaaacctaaccatttatcttgaaaaatcaatctgttacagAGAAATGATTATAACAGAATTTtcttaatacttaaattaaaaacagtacaattatatatcatgtttttataattactagtatattattgttgtatattatgtattttttttattattactttaaataactaaaattttgttttaactaaactaaaagtttgTACATAATGCTTAAAGTAATGGGGTCAAAAactcgtatttttgttttagccaAACTAAAAGCTCTTTTTCTTTGTAATCTTGAAACCAAGTtttactcaattttatttttattttggttctaAAAGCTGTTAATCCATATgtccaaaaaaatatgtattatctattaagtaatttatttttgttttagctaaactgaaAGCCCTATTtgcatatttatataatttttgcattcttccatcaaaatattgaactgTTTCTTGATTTCAAcaaatttagatttattttgtatttatcaatGAGAAGAGTGGTATTATCAGTTTTTAGAATTCCGACATCCTGGATAACTGCTGAAGACACTGCTGTATCAGATGCCACAGATGGTAGAGCAAGTAAACTACACATAACTAACGATTTTGAAAGCTCTGATACGGGCACTGTCACGAATGATTTCTTCTTTCTATAGATTCAATGGACCCTGCTGTATCGaacacttttattaaaactgATAAGACAGAAGAAGAAATCCTTTGGTTATTTAGTGCTTTAATTCATTTtgcttttgagtttttaaggTTTCAGCTTTGTCAACTGCCCTGATcaccttttttctttaatcattgctctataaaaaaattaccattaaTTGCCAGGTACATTTTTATGCTTTTCACAATAGCATTTATTAAAGGTATCATGTTTGGGGAACAACAAAGTTTTACTATTGATTATCTGCATGGAGCCAAGAATTcaacaaattgttttacaaCATTCCGACTTGTATTCTACCGTTTGTTTGGAAGTTAAACTTTTACCcggttttttaaatctttaatcaCATTCACTTCTGGTCCAGCATCATTGAGTTCCAAGAGCATTTCCTAACAATAATCGACATTAGTATCTGCTTAGTCAAATTTTCGTTATGGGTAtgtcaaaagttttaattttctgtaaagCATAATAAGTCACACTTAAATGAACATACAATCTAATGATTGTAACTATCAATAACTAATAAATTTTTAGCTGCATTGTGAAAAACCACTTAAAAACCACTAAAaataatgtgtgtttttttttaacgtggttttcaatctggcaatccttttttcggagttggttcttttggcagctgtcattttatttatgttcagTTTGGTTAGCTATTTCCAATTCAATGACTTAAGCTAAGTGTACACTATTGAAAGATCTTCTAATATTGGCAAATTGTTCGCaacaaattttaaccatttttgtttcAGCCATATTACCACCCAATTTTATCTGTCAGAATTGACAGATTATCAACAAATTGGCCGACTTCTTGCAAACGTTTGAAATCGTTTTAATTCGAACAGTTGGAGGATTGTCCACTCATTAGATATTGAAAAAGTTCCTACCAATAACATCATTAACCCATTTACGCCCGCTGTCCTCGTTTGGGGACAGGTTTTAAAATgccgttatttttgtttacagttttcttttcctttgttcAAACGTGGTTTAGCATTGCCAAGGAGTGTGTTTTAGTGAAAAGATGTACTTTTTCgtcatttataatttattttgcaaaaaaaaatattttattaatttcttggaATAATCCGATTATTGACCAAAaggtaaacaacattttttatatttattttgttagattGTTCCTAATTCGTGTATTTTTATTCGGATAATATGTTAAATGGTAGATGTTTTCGTTTTCGAATGTTCTATTGCAGTAATTGACTGCAATAGGAGGTATTTTGTTGTAATGTCCTCGAATGGGTCCAATGGGCTAATTAGTAATACAACACACATAATATTTgcagatttttttgaggttagtaAAATGGCTAAGCGACCATTCCAAGTTGTAAGTGAGTATCGGCGACTGGAAGAagcaattgaaaacattttcaatgaagAAGATAACCAGAAAGTAACCTACGAAGTAATAGCCATCCCCCAGAACCAAGAGTTCTGACAGACAATGAGGAGGGCGACGAAGACAATGTTATGGGAGATATTCCTCCATCTGATATCCCTTTAAACGTGGAGGTATTCAAGTCCcgaaataataatgaagaatAAGATGAAGAATGGGATAGCAGTAATGACGAACCATTGGCGAGGTATATAAGGGTCGAGGCCTTGGAACCGCGGTGGCTCAAATGCGACGGTTCGTACGATGCTAGGTCTTCTACCTCAACAACTAATAATGTACAGACCCGAACagattttataagaaatgaGCAGAAGGATCAAACACCGGCcagtatatttgaaaaaatatttgatacggAAGTCTTTGACATTATCGTTTTGAACACGAAGTTATATGCTACACAGAAAAATaatcatgaatttcaaataacTGTGGATGACCTCAAATTGTGTTTTGGCATTCTACTATTGACAGGTTATCACTCACTTCCGCGAGAAAGGTTATACTGGTCCTTGGATGAAGACTTACATGTTCCCAGTGTGTCTAAAGTTATGTCAAAGAACAGATTCGTGGATATAAAGAAGTGCTTGCATTTTTGCGACAATGACACTGCTTCTCGGTCCACCGATAAGCTGTTCAAAGTACGACCACTTGCTGATTTGCTTATCAAGAAATTTCTCCAGTGGGgtgtttttcatgaaaatttatCTATAGATGAAtctatgataaaatattttgaacgacACCCATCGAAGCAGTTCATAAGAGGCAAGCCAGTGCGATTCGGTTACAAAAACTGGATCATTGCAAGTTATGATGGTTATTGTTTCGCTTTCGATATATATTGTGGAAAATCAGTACAGAGCAGTAATGAGCCATTGGAAACACGTGTTGTAAAAGGCCTCTTGAACAAAGTGAATGCTATTCCGCAACAGcatattgttttctttgatAATTTCTTCACCAGCCACGCCTTGCTGCGAGATCTGCGTGATGCTGGCTATCGTGCAACAGGCACTGCGAGGGAAAACAGAACGAAAAGTTGCTCACTGCTTTCCATCAAggatatgaagaaaaaaaaacaagcagaaTTTGACTATCGGTTTGATACAGCAACTAAAATATTGTTCGTACGATGGCTCTATAACAGTGTTTGTACTATGGGAACAAACTACGACTTTGTTCATCCACTTGGCAAGGTGAAAAGATGGAGCACTACAGAAGGAAGGAAGACAGACGTTGATATcccttttgtctttcaaaactACAATAAAGGAATGGGCTGCGTCGATCAAGCTGATCAGTCAGTTGCAGTATATAGAACAGCTATACGTGGTAAAAAGTGGTGGTGGGTTTTATTCACCTCTATGCTCGATTTGGCAGTAGCTAATGCTTGGCGTCTACATTTACTGACCGCTGATGAGAAACTAGATCAACTTCAATTTCGTCGCAGTACTGCCCGTTTATATTTGAGGAAACTAGCCTCCGGAATCGATGGAAGACGCCACCGTAAGCCTTCTTCAGTGGTGCCAAAAATTGTTCAAGGACACTTCGTTCAAAAGTTGAGTAATCAGCTGCGATGCATAGTTTGTCACAAGAAAGCACGGTGGCAATGCAAAAGATGTTTGAAAACATTATGCATCGAAAAGGGATGTTTCGAGAAATACCACACTTAAGCCCATTGACCCCATTTGAGGacggagttttttttacatatataaatacaaaacccCCATTTTTGTTTCATGAAACATTTATTTAGCCTCTAATAGGcacattaataaaacaaaattaaaaacattcctATTTCTTTGGATTTTGGTCCAAATGGGTTAAATGTTCAATTGTCAAAAAGTTTTTGAGCACAAAACTAAAACAGGAGCTAACAGGGttttaaacgaaaatttaaagaaacaaaagtcATCGTgtgtaaaaataacaaaaaagaagtcactaaaaaaaagttgaaaaggaTTGGTCGCAAGAACAAAGTTGACAATTTACCCAAGATATTGTCTGTGACATGCAGATTGTATGAAGTATATATTAGCTAATGATACGGTTTAGCAAAACGGCATTGACATTGCCGAGACAACCTTTTATTTGAAccttaacaaaattcaaaaaaagccGGCGATGAAACTAATTGGATGTTATTAGAAGACTTTGACAATTCGGccaatattggaagatcttccaatcgtgTACACTTACTTTAAAGCTACTTGcccaaatcatttttaaaatattatagaagacctttatgttttttttaataaactaaattCTTGGTCATaacataacaataaattatatttttcctgaaaaaaaagaaacaagtttaaaaatacaCCCTTACTCTTAATTTCTTTACCTTGTATAGAGACACTAACATTCAATTACTGCTTCAAGGCCGCCATTGATAA
It encodes:
- the LOC129945469 gene encoding piggyBac transposable element-derived protein 3-like; the encoded protein is MAKRPFQVVSEYRRLEEAIENIFNEEDNQKVTYEKNNHEFQITVDDLKLCFGILLLTGYHSLPRERLYWSLDEDLHVPSVSKVMSKNRFVDIKKCLHFCDNDTASRSTDKLFKVRPLADLLIKKFLQWGVFHENLSIDESMIKYFERHPSKQFIRGKPVRFGYKNWIIASYDGYCFAFDIYCGKSVQSSNEPLETRVVKGLLNKVNAIPQQHIVFFDNFFTSHALLRDLRDAGYRATGTARENRTKSCSLLSIKDMKKKKQAEFDYRFDTATKILFVRWLYNSVCTMGTNYDFVHPLGKVKRWSTTEGRKTDVDIPFVFQNYNKGMGCVDQADQSVAVYRTAIRGKKWWWVLFTSMLDLAVANAWRLHLLTADEKLDQLQFRRSTARLYLRKLASGIDGRRHRKPSSVVPKIVQGHFVQKLSNQLRCIVCHKKARWQCKRCLKTLCIEKGCFEKYHT